In Quercus lobata isolate SW786 chromosome 12, ValleyOak3.0 Primary Assembly, whole genome shotgun sequence, a genomic segment contains:
- the LOC115971757 gene encoding guanine nucleotide-binding protein subunit gamma 1, translated as MASETASSVDEVAVASSPVAVGVGGTDNRGRHRILAELKRVEQDSRFLEEELEELQRTENVSTLCEELLRNIEVIPDPLLPLTNGPLNQLWDRWFEGPQDSQGCRCWIL; from the exons ATGGCGTCTGAAACGGCTTCGTCGGTGGACGAAGTAGCCGTTGCTTCATCACCAGTAGCAGTAGGTGTAGGAGGAACTGATAACAGAGGCAGGCATCGGATTCTTGCTGAACTCAAGCGCGTCGAGCAAGATTCCAGATTTTTAGAG GAAGAGTTAGAAGAGCTTCAAAGAACAGAAAATGTCTCAACATTATGTGAGGA ATTGTTGCGCAATATTGAAGTCATACCTGATCCACTGCTCCCACT aACAAATGGCCCCCTGAACCAGTTATGGGACCGATGGTTTGAAGGACCCCAGGATTCACAAGGTTGCAGGTGCTGGATTCTTTGA
- the LOC115971756 gene encoding SOSS complex subunit B homolog: MLSLKDIVPAAKNDINTQFILLNKHKTLEGQNKTCLALVADETAAVHFQFWGNECDAFEPGDIIHLTDGIFSYNRKKWALRAGKRGKVEKVGEFTMAYVETPNMSEIEWVHDPSQSKFVQKTVISPYSRIFPPIP; the protein is encoded by the coding sequence ATGCTCTCTCTTAAAGACATTGTACCTGCAGCCAAGAATGACATAAACACACAGTTCATACTTCTGAACAAACACAAGACATTGGAAGGGCAAAATAAGACATGCTTGGCACTTGTGGCTGATGAGACAGCTGCAGTTCACTTCCAGTTCTGGGGGAATGAGTGTGATGCTTTTGAACCGGGTGATATTATCCACCTGACTGATGGAATTTTCTCTTACAACCGGAAAAAATGGGCACTGAGGGCAGGCAAGAGAGGGAAGGTAGAGAAGGTGGGAGAATTCACTATGGCGTATGTTGAGACACCCAACATGAGCGAGATCGAATGGGTTCATGACCCAAGTCAATCTAAGTTTGTGCAGAAGACTGTTATTTCGCCATATTCACGCATTTTCCCACCAATACCTTAG
- the LOC115972271 gene encoding uncharacterized protein LOC115972271 isoform X1, translating into MRFKEGNLVEVLKKEKDPCGCWFPGIVASADGNNCIVRYKGVINNKGEPVVERVHGEDVRPWPPIEKGEGWKVGDIAEVFDIQCWRVAKIVKVLKNVHFVVRLFGSIQLREFHKSNLRIRQAWHNNKWSVVGKFTENKQTGNNHTQDYSEQPGSLICRAPPQAIHQGIHLRVADAKKHLKDKHNHNEMCLPARTSKRSYIHCYEPPSSEDPRVRSCKKRKSSTSARRCDQPLMRNHCFFMQVDDPSPKVRVDEKSRNKSIEMDAKMKKETNNWIHNTSILPLFSEGSDQCSIASCSLNAYDDYPGENSGDHVEIILDNSDAESSFPPLVSKRNSPPSPRHKLEVDVHKLELQAYNSTVQALYASGPLSWEQESLLTNLRLSLHISNEEHLLQLRHLLSTQVG; encoded by the exons atgaggttCAAGGAGGGGAATTTGGTGGAGgtgttaaagaaagaaaaagatccTTGTGGCTGCTGGTTTCCCGGCATAGTAGCTTCAGCAGATGGCAATAACTGCATTGTTAGGTACAAGGGAGTAATAAACAACAAAGGAGAGCCAGTTGTGGAGAGAGTGCATGGGGAGGATGTTAGGCCTTGGCCTCCAATTGAGAAGGGGGAAGGATGGAAGGTTGGTGATATAGCAGAGGTGTTTGATATTCAATGTTGGAGGGTTGCAAAGATTGTCAAGGTACTGAAGAATGTTCATTTTGTTGTGAGGTTGTTTGGGTCCATTCAGCTGAGAGAGTTTCACAAATCTAATCTAAGGATTCGACAAGCTTGGCATAACAATAAGTGGTCAGTGGTTGGGAAG TTTACAGAAAATAAACAGACTGGGAACAATCACACGCAAGATTATTCAGAACAACCTGGAAGCTTGATTTGTAGGGCTCCACCACAAGCTATTCATCAAGGAATTCATTTAAGAGTAGCAGATGCAAAGAAACATCTTAAAGACAAGCATAACCATAATGAAATGTGTCTCCCTGCAAGAACCTCAAAGAGAAGTTATATCCATTGTTATGAACCACCATCCTCTGAGGACCCAAGGGTAAGAAgctgcaagaaaagaaaatcaagcacAAGTGCCAGAAGATGTGACCAGCCCCTTATGAGAAATCATTGCTTCTTTATGCAGGTAGATGATCCTTCTCCAAAAGTACGGGTGGATGAGAAATCCAGGAATAAATCTATTGAGATGGAtgccaaaatgaaaaaagaaacaaacaattgGATACATAATACTAGCATACTGCCTTTGTTTAGTGAGGGTAGCGACCAATGCTCTATTGCTAGCTGTAGTTTGAATGCTTACGATGACTATCCTGGTGAAAATTCAGGAGACCATGTGGAAATTATTCTCGACAACTCTGATGCTGAGTCATCATTTCCACCTTTGGTCAGCAAAAGAAACTCACCCCCATCTCCTAGACACAAACTGGAAGTTGATGTCCATAAATTAGAGCTTCAAGCTTATAACTCAACCGTGCAGGCACTGTATGCTTCAGGTCCCCTTAGCTGGGAGCAAGAGTCCCTCTTAACAAATCTTCGCCTCTCACTTCACATTTCAAATGAAGAACATTTACTCCAGCTTCGGCACCTTTTATCCACTCAAGTTGGTTAA
- the LOC115972271 gene encoding uncharacterized protein LOC115972271 isoform X2 — protein sequence MRFKEGNLVEVLKKEKDPCGCWFPGIVASADGNNCIVRYKGVINNKGEPVVERVHGEDVRPWPPIEKGEGWKVGDIAEVFDIQCWRVAKIVKVLKNVHFVVRLFGSIQLREFHKSNLRIRQAWHNNKWSVVGKFTENKQTGNNHTQDYSEQPGSLICRAPPQAIHQGIHLRVADAKKHLKDKHNHNEMCLPARTSKRSYIHCYEPPSSEDPRVDDPSPKVRVDEKSRNKSIEMDAKMKKETNNWIHNTSILPLFSEGSDQCSIASCSLNAYDDYPGENSGDHVEIILDNSDAESSFPPLVSKRNSPPSPRHKLEVDVHKLELQAYNSTVQALYASGPLSWEQESLLTNLRLSLHISNEEHLLQLRHLLSTQVG from the exons atgaggttCAAGGAGGGGAATTTGGTGGAGgtgttaaagaaagaaaaagatccTTGTGGCTGCTGGTTTCCCGGCATAGTAGCTTCAGCAGATGGCAATAACTGCATTGTTAGGTACAAGGGAGTAATAAACAACAAAGGAGAGCCAGTTGTGGAGAGAGTGCATGGGGAGGATGTTAGGCCTTGGCCTCCAATTGAGAAGGGGGAAGGATGGAAGGTTGGTGATATAGCAGAGGTGTTTGATATTCAATGTTGGAGGGTTGCAAAGATTGTCAAGGTACTGAAGAATGTTCATTTTGTTGTGAGGTTGTTTGGGTCCATTCAGCTGAGAGAGTTTCACAAATCTAATCTAAGGATTCGACAAGCTTGGCATAACAATAAGTGGTCAGTGGTTGGGAAG TTTACAGAAAATAAACAGACTGGGAACAATCACACGCAAGATTATTCAGAACAACCTGGAAGCTTGATTTGTAGGGCTCCACCACAAGCTATTCATCAAGGAATTCATTTAAGAGTAGCAGATGCAAAGAAACATCTTAAAGACAAGCATAACCATAATGAAATGTGTCTCCCTGCAAGAACCTCAAAGAGAAGTTATATCCATTGTTATGAACCACCATCCTCTGAGGACCCAAGG GTAGATGATCCTTCTCCAAAAGTACGGGTGGATGAGAAATCCAGGAATAAATCTATTGAGATGGAtgccaaaatgaaaaaagaaacaaacaattgGATACATAATACTAGCATACTGCCTTTGTTTAGTGAGGGTAGCGACCAATGCTCTATTGCTAGCTGTAGTTTGAATGCTTACGATGACTATCCTGGTGAAAATTCAGGAGACCATGTGGAAATTATTCTCGACAACTCTGATGCTGAGTCATCATTTCCACCTTTGGTCAGCAAAAGAAACTCACCCCCATCTCCTAGACACAAACTGGAAGTTGATGTCCATAAATTAGAGCTTCAAGCTTATAACTCAACCGTGCAGGCACTGTATGCTTCAGGTCCCCTTAGCTGGGAGCAAGAGTCCCTCTTAACAAATCTTCGCCTCTCACTTCACATTTCAAATGAAGAACATTTACTCCAGCTTCGGCACCTTTTATCCACTCAAGTTGGTTAA